Proteins encoded within one genomic window of Paramisgurnus dabryanus chromosome 13, PD_genome_1.1, whole genome shotgun sequence:
- the zdhhc18a gene encoding palmitoyltransferase ZDHHC18a isoform X1 has translation MNNCEYQQIDPRALKTSTTRTSTLSCGRKGSQRLRRKWEVFPGKNRFYCDGRLMMGRQCGVLPLTIGLIFITSGLFFTFDCPYLVEHLTIFIPVIAGVLFVFVVIALLQTSFIDPGILPRALPDEAADLERQIDNSGSSTYRPPPRTKEILINDQMVKLKYCFTCKMFRPPRTSHCSLCDNCVERFDHHCPWVGNCVGKRNYRFFYTFIVSLSFLTSFIFGCVITHLTLRSNRENGIIQAIQKSPASVAELVICFFSIWSILGLSGFHTYLVASNLTTNEDIKGSWSSKRGEESGNPYSYNNIFTNCCVVLCGPLPPSLIDRRGFVPSDETPQTVIADAELPPFKAKNDTNMCTQGTKEFIESVAHSTVIQSTCAPGTLKTIPVHQESVLRTISITVSPPAGFTGHHPRRPIDMSCPHRGSKPAALHTHKSMLPLPSPSYTFNDSPLILSDAPDVGFIPLH, from the exons ATGAACAACTGTGAGTACCAACAAATAGACCCCCGGGCACTCAAAACATCTACCACCCGGACCTCCACCCTGTCCTGTGGGAGAAAAGGCTCCCAGCGGCTTCGGAGAAAATGGGAAGTTTTCCCTGGAAAAAATCGCTTTTATTGTGATGGACGTCTTATGATGGGGAGGCAATGCGGTGTGCTCCCTCTGACCATCGGCCTTATTTTTATCACCAGTGGCTTATTTTTTACATTCGA TTGCCCATATCTGGTGGAGCACCTTACCATCTTCATTCCAGTCATTGCTGGGGTGTTATTTGTATTTGTGGTTATCGCCCTCCTTCAAACCAGTTTTATAGACCCAGGGATATTACCAAGGGCTTTGCCAGATGAGGCTGCAGACCTTGAGAGACAAATCG atAATTCTGGATCATCAACGTATCGTCCACCTCCTCGCACTAAAGAGATTCTTATAAATGACCAGATGGTCAAACTGAAGTACTGTTTCACTTGCAAAATGTTTCGTCCGCCCCGGACATCCCATTGCAGTCTGTGTGACAACTGTGTGG AGCGATTTGACCACCACTGTCCTTGGGTGGGAAACTGTGTTGGGAAGCGCAACTATCGTTTTTTTTACACCTTCATAGTGTCACTTTCCTTTCTGACATCCTTCATCTTTGGCTGCGTGATCACTCACCTCACACTGC GATCAAATCGTGAGAACGGTATCATCCAGGCAATACAAAAGAGTCCAGCCAG TGTTGCTGAACTAGTCATTTGCTTCTTCTCCATCTGGTCCATTCTGGGTCTGTCAGGTTTCCATACTTATCTGGTGGCATCCAATCTGACGACCAACGAAGAT ATCAAAGGCTCTTGGTCCAGTAAAAGAGGGGAAGAATCGGGAAACCCTTACAGCTATAACAACATCTTCACTAACTGCTGTGTAGTGCTTTGTGGCCCATTGCCACCTAG CCTGATTGACAGAAGAGGCTTTGTGCCTTCTGATGAAACACCTCAGACAGTCATCGCTGATGCTGAACTGCCTCCTTTCAAGGCcaaaaatgacacaaacatg TGCACACAAGGCACAAAGGAGTTTATAGAATCCGTGGCGCATTCCACCGTGATCCAGAGCACCTGTGCACCAGGCACACTCAAAACCATCCCGGTGCATCAAGAAAGCGTACTCCGTACCATCTCCATCACTGTATCTCCCCCCGCCGGCTTCACCGGCCACCATCCCCGACGTCCCATAGACATGTCCTGCCCCCATAGAGGGAGCAAACCGGCTGCTCTTCACACCCATAAATCCATGTTGCCTCTACCAAGCCCCTCATACACCTTTAACGACAGTCCACTTATATTAAGCGACGCTCCAGACGTGGGCTTTATTCCACTGCACTGA
- the zdhhc18a gene encoding palmitoyltransferase ZDHHC18a isoform X2: protein MNNCEYQQIDPRALKTSTTRTSTLSCGRKGSQRLRRKWEVFPGKNRFYCDGRLMMGRQCGVLPLTIGLIFITSGLFFTFDCPYLVEHLTIFIPVIAGVLFVFVVIALLQTSFIDPGILPRALPDEAADLERQIDNSGSSTYRPPPRTKEILINDQMVKLKYCFTCKMFRPPRTSHCSLCDNCVERFDHHCPWVGNCVGKRNYRFFYTFIVSLSFLTSFIFGCVITHLTLRSNRENGIIQAIQKSPASVAELVICFFSIWSILGLSGFHTYLVASNLTTNEDIKGSWSSKRGEESGNPYSYNNIFTNCCVVLCGPLPPSLIDRRGFVPSDETPQTVIADAELPPFKAKNDTNMEENCQEFALSCTA from the exons ATGAACAACTGTGAGTACCAACAAATAGACCCCCGGGCACTCAAAACATCTACCACCCGGACCTCCACCCTGTCCTGTGGGAGAAAAGGCTCCCAGCGGCTTCGGAGAAAATGGGAAGTTTTCCCTGGAAAAAATCGCTTTTATTGTGATGGACGTCTTATGATGGGGAGGCAATGCGGTGTGCTCCCTCTGACCATCGGCCTTATTTTTATCACCAGTGGCTTATTTTTTACATTCGA TTGCCCATATCTGGTGGAGCACCTTACCATCTTCATTCCAGTCATTGCTGGGGTGTTATTTGTATTTGTGGTTATCGCCCTCCTTCAAACCAGTTTTATAGACCCAGGGATATTACCAAGGGCTTTGCCAGATGAGGCTGCAGACCTTGAGAGACAAATCG atAATTCTGGATCATCAACGTATCGTCCACCTCCTCGCACTAAAGAGATTCTTATAAATGACCAGATGGTCAAACTGAAGTACTGTTTCACTTGCAAAATGTTTCGTCCGCCCCGGACATCCCATTGCAGTCTGTGTGACAACTGTGTGG AGCGATTTGACCACCACTGTCCTTGGGTGGGAAACTGTGTTGGGAAGCGCAACTATCGTTTTTTTTACACCTTCATAGTGTCACTTTCCTTTCTGACATCCTTCATCTTTGGCTGCGTGATCACTCACCTCACACTGC GATCAAATCGTGAGAACGGTATCATCCAGGCAATACAAAAGAGTCCAGCCAG TGTTGCTGAACTAGTCATTTGCTTCTTCTCCATCTGGTCCATTCTGGGTCTGTCAGGTTTCCATACTTATCTGGTGGCATCCAATCTGACGACCAACGAAGAT ATCAAAGGCTCTTGGTCCAGTAAAAGAGGGGAAGAATCGGGAAACCCTTACAGCTATAACAACATCTTCACTAACTGCTGTGTAGTGCTTTGTGGCCCATTGCCACCTAG CCTGATTGACAGAAGAGGCTTTGTGCCTTCTGATGAAACACCTCAGACAGTCATCGCTGATGCTGAACTGCCTCCTTTCAAGGCcaaaaatgacacaaacatg GAGGAGAACTGTCAGGAGTTTGCGCTCTCATGCACTGCCTGA
- the pigv gene encoding palmitoyltransferase ZDHHC18-A: protein MPTSNYCTNQDTWTVVRFATFTRMLSLSLQAVLNVAVPDHVADAFSPPRTETPLLLDPAIETLLGGLSHWDAEHFLFIAERGYLYEHNFAFFPLFPLFLRLLANIVLWPLCGLLTMHGRLLVAVAMSNSVLFVLSAVALYKLTRLVLQDRKYALVTALMYCLTPANVFMVVGYSETFFAGLTFTGLWFLEKGFTSGACLLLGFATGVRANGLVNAGFLLYLILQRGFAHIQTISKGTTRSSRYCQYAWTLIQFLLTGAVFVALVALPFCLFQFYGYQIFCHPTVTPKQVPPVLLNLAQDKGYRVPDASSPTPSWCQWRIPLLYSYIQDVYWDVGFLRYFQLKQIPNFILALPSATLGFVASYTYIMADPAFCMHLGLGDKRKDKKTQVFYNPRVFVYVVHSSVLLLFGVFCMHVQVLTRFLASSSPVLFWISGHLLFQYEPLLKDENLFNPDQRQTHKDHLKPGVTICDLMCKNNQIVYLLMHWKTCSLCTRCVLGYFISYWFLGLALHCNFLPWT, encoded by the exons ATGCCGACTTCAAACTATTGTACAAATCAAGACACATGGACAGTTGTAAGGTTTGCCACTTTCACGCGAATGCTTTCTCTTTCTTTACAG GCTGTACTAAATGTGGCTGTTCCAGACCATGTGGCAGATGCCTTCAGTCCACCACGGACAGAAACCCCTCTCCTTCTTGATCCAGCCATTGAAACATTGCTTGGTGGTCTGAGTCACTGGGATGCAGAGCATTTTCTTTTCATTGCAGAACGAGGCTATTTATATGAACAcaactttgcattttttcctCTGTTTCCTCTATTCCTGCGATTACTGGCAAATATTGTGCTTTGGCCTCTCTGTGGATTGCTCACAATGCATGGACGTTTACTTGTGGCAGTGGCTATGAGTAATAGCGTTCTTTTTGTCCTGAGTGCTGTGGCACTATACAAACTCACACGTTTGGTACTACAAGACAGAAAATATGCCCTCGTCACAGCCCTAATGTACTGTCTCACACCAGCCAACGTTTTTATGGTAGTAGGCTACTCCGAGACTTTTTTTGCAGGGCTGACCTTCACAGGCCTTTGGTTTCTAGAGAAAGGGTTCACTTCTGGAGCTTGTCTTCTGCTGGGATTTGCTACTGGTGTTCGTGCCAATGGGCTTGTGAATGCTGGATTTCTGTTGTATCTCATCCTGCAAAGGGGTTTTGCACATATCCAGACTATAAGCAAAGGAACTACAAGAAGCAGTAGATATTGTCAGTATGCCTGGACACTTATTCAGTTTTTGCTGACAGGAGCAGTTTTTGTAGCTCTTGTGGCATTGCCATTTTGTCTGTTTCAGTTTTATGGCTACCAAATATTCTGCCATCCAACTGTTACTCCTAAACAGGTTCCTCCTGTGCTGCTTAATCTGGCCCAAGATAAAGGATACCGTGTGCCTGACGCGTCATCTCCAACACCGAGCTGGTGCCAGTGGAGAATTCCACTTCTGTATTCCtacatccaagatgtttattgGGATGTAGGCTTCCTCCGATACTTCCAGTTAAAGCAAATACCCAACTTCATCCTAGCACTGCCTAGTGCTACTCTGGGGTTTGTTGCctcatatacatacataatggCTGACCCGGCGTTCTGTATGCATCTGGGGTTGGGAGAcaaaagaaaagacaaaaagacacAAGTTTTTTATAATCCAAGAGTCTTTGTTTATGTAGTGCACAGTTCTGTCTTGCTTTTGTTTGGAGTATTCTGCATGCATGTCCAG GTTTTGACAAGATTTCTTGCGTCCTCCTCACCTGTGCTGTTTTGGATCAGTGGACATCTGCTTTTTCAGTATGAACCTCTACTTAAAGATGAGAATCTGTTCAATCCTGACCAAAGACAAACGCACAAGGATCACTTAAAACCTGGCGTAACCATTTGTGACTTGATGTGTAAAAATAATCAGATTGTTTACCTTTTGATGCACTGGAAGACTTGCTCCCTATGTACACGCTGCGTCCTGGGGTATTTTATATCGTATTGGTTTTTAGGACTGGCTCTACACTGTAACTTCCTTCCCTGGACTTAA